In Myxococcus stipitatus, the following are encoded in one genomic region:
- a CDS encoding bifunctional precorrin-2 dehydrogenase/sirohydrochlorin ferrochelatase — protein sequence MSTVTAIDYPVSLRLEGRRVLLVGGGTVAEGRALALLDAGARLHLVAPTLTDTLQHLASQGRLEWEQRSYTPGDARGHVLVLAATDDTEVNLRLVAEARALGLWVNTADEPELCDFTLPSVERKGPITLAISTGGHAPALARHLRRELGEHIASHHVWLARLSGWLRRRLPRGPRRQHLLKQLVDGDLGALLARGERGAVFTRLRSELKTWKSSGEPT from the coding sequence ATGAGCACCGTCACCGCCATCGACTATCCCGTGAGCCTCCGGCTGGAGGGCCGCCGCGTCCTGCTCGTGGGCGGCGGCACCGTCGCCGAGGGCCGCGCCCTGGCCCTGCTCGACGCGGGCGCGCGGCTCCACCTGGTGGCCCCCACCCTCACGGACACGCTCCAACATCTCGCCTCCCAGGGTCGTCTGGAATGGGAGCAGCGGTCCTACACCCCTGGCGATGCACGCGGCCATGTGCTGGTGCTCGCCGCGACGGATGACACCGAGGTGAACCTGCGGCTGGTGGCCGAGGCCCGAGCCCTGGGCCTGTGGGTGAACACCGCGGACGAGCCGGAGCTGTGCGACTTCACGCTGCCTTCCGTCGAGCGCAAGGGGCCCATCACCCTGGCCATCTCCACCGGAGGCCACGCCCCCGCGCTCGCCCGGCACCTGCGGCGGGAGCTGGGAGAACACATCGCATCCCACCATGTGTGGCTCGCGCGGCTGAGCGGGTGGCTTCGACGGCGTCTGCCGCGAGGCCCTCGCCGTCAGCACCTGCTCAAGCAGTTGGTGGACGGAGACCTGGGCGCGCTGCTGGCGCGCGGCGAGCGCGGGGCCGTGTTCACGCGGCTGCGCTCGGAACTGAAGACCTGGAAGTCATCTGGAGAGCCGACATGA
- a CDS encoding assimilatory sulfite reductase (NADPH) flavoprotein subunit, whose protein sequence is MSASSPGVLPRQTPPFVDAVLGAERGSQLLRLVEGLDPSALHWLSGYAAGLAARTGTAAALPVPITSVETPAPAVEVPTAPLTIVYGTQTGNSRHIAERLKRQTESAGIPVRLLRASDYPVRELAREKFLAVVISTQGDGDPPDDSRGFFEYVLGKRAPRLEGLRFTVLGLGDSSYPKFCEVGRVLDARLAELGATRLTERADCDLDFEPIAAGWLDQTLARTREATEPRAPAVATVVPLRGAPSVPTVGKEAPFSAGVLVNQRITGRGALKDVRHVELSLEGSGLEYIPGDSLGIWAPNAPELVQAVLAHQQLDGEEPVTRDGKTLPLSRWLTDELELTRLSRPFLERHASLAASTALQSLLSPSGAESFRALLKSHQVIDVLRQHPAKWGAKELVLALRKQTPRLYSIASSPKRVGAEAHLTVSVVDYTAFGERHLGNASYHLATRGTEADTVRVFVEPNERFRLPEDTHRDVVMIGPGTGVAPFRAFVQERAEVGARGRNWLFFGEQHFRSQFLYQAEWQEALKKKTLHRLSVAFSRDTAEKVYVQHRLREQGKELFAWLEGGASLYVCGDAQRMAPDVHEALVDVVAQHGDRSREAAEEWLKTLRDERRYLRDVY, encoded by the coding sequence ATGAGCGCCTCATCACCTGGTGTCCTCCCCCGGCAGACACCGCCCTTTGTCGACGCGGTGCTGGGCGCGGAGCGGGGCTCACAGTTGCTGCGGCTCGTGGAGGGACTCGACCCGTCGGCCCTGCACTGGCTCAGCGGCTATGCCGCGGGCCTCGCGGCTCGGACGGGCACGGCCGCCGCGCTCCCCGTCCCCATCACCTCAGTGGAAACTCCCGCGCCCGCCGTGGAAGTGCCCACGGCGCCGCTCACCATCGTCTACGGCACGCAGACGGGGAACAGCCGTCACATCGCGGAGCGGCTCAAGCGGCAGACGGAGAGCGCGGGCATCCCGGTGCGGCTCCTCAGGGCCAGCGACTACCCGGTGCGGGAGCTGGCGCGTGAGAAGTTCCTCGCGGTGGTCATCAGCACGCAGGGAGACGGAGACCCGCCCGACGACTCGCGCGGCTTCTTCGAATACGTGCTCGGCAAGCGGGCCCCACGTCTGGAGGGCCTTCGCTTCACGGTGCTGGGACTCGGAGACTCCAGCTACCCGAAGTTCTGCGAAGTGGGACGAGTGCTCGACGCGCGGCTGGCGGAGCTGGGCGCCACGCGGCTCACGGAGCGCGCGGACTGCGACCTGGACTTCGAGCCCATCGCCGCGGGATGGCTGGACCAGACGCTGGCACGCACGCGCGAGGCCACCGAGCCTCGCGCGCCCGCCGTCGCCACCGTCGTCCCGCTGCGTGGCGCCCCCTCCGTCCCCACCGTGGGCAAGGAGGCGCCCTTCTCCGCGGGGGTGCTCGTCAACCAGCGCATCACCGGTCGAGGCGCCCTCAAGGACGTCCGCCACGTCGAGCTCTCCCTCGAAGGCTCGGGCCTGGAGTACATCCCCGGCGACTCGCTGGGCATCTGGGCACCCAATGCCCCCGAGCTGGTGCAGGCCGTGCTGGCCCATCAGCAGTTGGACGGCGAGGAGCCGGTGACTCGCGATGGGAAGACGCTGCCGCTGTCGCGCTGGCTCACGGACGAACTGGAGCTGACCCGGCTGAGCCGCCCCTTCCTGGAGCGCCACGCCAGCCTCGCGGCGAGCACCGCGCTCCAGTCCCTGCTGTCTCCCTCGGGCGCGGAGTCCTTCCGCGCGTTGCTCAAGAGCCATCAGGTCATCGACGTGCTCCGCCAGCATCCGGCGAAGTGGGGCGCGAAGGAGCTGGTCCTCGCGCTGCGCAAGCAGACGCCCCGGCTGTACTCGATCGCCTCCAGCCCCAAGCGGGTGGGCGCGGAGGCGCACCTCACGGTGTCGGTGGTCGACTACACCGCCTTCGGTGAGCGCCACCTGGGCAACGCGTCGTACCACCTGGCCACGCGAGGCACGGAGGCGGACACGGTCCGCGTCTTCGTGGAGCCCAATGAGCGCTTCCGGCTCCCGGAGGACACCCACCGCGACGTGGTGATGATTGGCCCCGGCACGGGTGTCGCGCCCTTCCGGGCTTTCGTCCAGGAGCGCGCGGAGGTGGGCGCGAGGGGCCGCAACTGGCTCTTCTTCGGAGAGCAGCACTTCCGCAGCCAGTTCCTCTACCAGGCGGAGTGGCAGGAGGCGCTGAAGAAGAAGACGCTGCATCGGCTCTCGGTCGCGTTCTCCCGCGACACGGCGGAGAAGGTCTACGTCCAGCACCGTCTGCGCGAGCAGGGCAAGGAGCTCTTCGCGTGGTTGGAAGGGGGGGCCTCCCTCTACGTGTGCGGCGACGCCCAGCGCATGGCCCCCGACGTCCACGAGGCGCTGGTCGACGTCGTCGCCCAGCACGGCGACCGGAGCCGCGAGGCCGCCGAGGAATGGCTCAAGACCCTGCGTGACGAGCGCCGCTACCTGCGCGACGTCTACTGA
- the cysD gene encoding sulfate adenylyltransferase subunit CysD, protein MTDTIHARSTHLQELEAESIHILRETVAEFANPVMLYSIGKDSQVLLHLARKAFHPAPLPFPLLHVDTTWKFRDMYTFRDTFVARHGLRLIVHQNRKALAEGINPFDHGSQKYTHAMKTQALLEALTLHGFDAAFGGARRDEEKSRAKERVFSFRDKHGQWDPRRQRPELWNLYNGRVDAGESMRVFPLSNWTELDVWHYVLRERIPVVPLYFAAERPVIDRNGSLLMVDDERMRLRPGERPTLRRVRFRTLGCYPLSGAIESSATTVEAVIHEMVHARQSERQGRLIDHDEEGSMELKKREGYF, encoded by the coding sequence ATGACTGACACCATCCACGCACGCTCCACCCATCTCCAAGAGCTGGAGGCGGAGAGCATCCACATCCTCCGGGAGACCGTGGCGGAGTTCGCCAACCCGGTGATGCTCTACAGCATCGGCAAGGACTCGCAGGTGCTGTTGCACCTGGCCCGCAAGGCGTTCCATCCCGCGCCGCTCCCCTTCCCGCTGCTCCATGTCGACACCACGTGGAAGTTCCGGGACATGTACACGTTCCGCGACACCTTCGTGGCCCGGCACGGGCTGCGGCTCATCGTCCACCAGAACCGCAAGGCGCTCGCCGAGGGCATCAACCCCTTCGACCACGGCAGCCAGAAGTACACCCATGCGATGAAGACGCAGGCGCTGCTGGAGGCGCTCACGCTTCACGGCTTCGACGCGGCCTTTGGTGGGGCTCGCCGCGATGAGGAGAAGTCTCGCGCGAAGGAGCGCGTGTTCTCCTTCCGCGACAAGCACGGCCAATGGGACCCACGCCGGCAACGGCCGGAGCTGTGGAACCTCTACAACGGGCGCGTGGACGCGGGAGAGAGCATGCGCGTCTTCCCCCTGTCCAACTGGACGGAGCTGGACGTGTGGCACTACGTCCTGCGCGAGCGCATCCCCGTGGTGCCGCTCTACTTCGCCGCCGAGCGCCCCGTCATCGACCGGAACGGCTCGCTGCTCATGGTGGACGACGAGCGCATGCGCCTGCGGCCCGGTGAGCGCCCCACCCTCCGGAGGGTGCGCTTCCGCACGCTGGGCTGCTACCCGCTCAGCGGCGCCATCGAATCCTCCGCCACCACGGTGGAGGCCGTCATCCACGAGATGGTCCACGCCCGGCAGTCCGAGCGGCAGGGCCGGCTCATCGACCACGACGAAGAAGGCTCCATGGAGCTGAAGAAGCGCGAGGGTTACTTCTGA
- the cobA gene encoding uroporphyrinogen-III C-methyltransferase, whose amino-acid sequence MKESSRGRVYLVGAGPGDPELLTLRAARLLREAHTVVHDRLIHPGVLEHARPHARLIYVGKEGGGESVRQEDINTLLITQARLGRIVVRLKGGDPFIFGRGAEEALALEAARIPYEVVPGLSAGIAAPAAAAIPVTHRDLSGEVTFATGFRVNGTPDWPFLARAQTLVMFMAGQRLEETTAALIAAGRAASTPAAMVEAGTWEHQRVVEGTLADVATKARDAGLGSPSLLVVGEVVALRARLHSLTTRRDSSAGDVLPRFAEAGND is encoded by the coding sequence ATGAAGGAGTCGTCGAGAGGCCGCGTGTACCTGGTGGGGGCAGGACCGGGAGACCCGGAGCTGCTCACGCTGCGCGCGGCGAGGCTGCTGCGCGAGGCGCACACGGTGGTCCACGACCGCCTCATCCACCCCGGCGTGCTGGAGCATGCGCGGCCGCATGCGCGGCTCATCTACGTGGGCAAGGAGGGCGGAGGTGAGTCCGTGCGGCAAGAGGACATCAACACCCTGCTCATCACCCAGGCCCGGCTGGGCCGCATCGTGGTCCGGCTCAAGGGCGGAGACCCGTTCATCTTCGGCCGAGGCGCCGAGGAGGCCCTGGCGTTGGAGGCCGCGCGCATCCCCTATGAAGTCGTCCCCGGGCTCTCCGCCGGAATCGCCGCGCCCGCGGCGGCGGCCATCCCCGTCACCCATCGGGACCTGTCCGGAGAGGTGACGTTCGCCACCGGGTTCCGCGTGAATGGCACACCCGACTGGCCCTTCCTCGCGCGAGCCCAGACGCTGGTGATGTTCATGGCGGGCCAGCGCCTGGAGGAGACCACGGCGGCGCTCATCGCGGCGGGCCGAGCGGCCTCGACGCCCGCCGCGATGGTGGAGGCGGGCACCTGGGAGCACCAGCGCGTGGTGGAGGGCACGCTCGCGGACGTGGCCACGAAGGCACGCGACGCGGGGCTGGGCTCTCCCTCGCTGCTCGTGGTCGGCGAGGTCGTCGCGTTGCGCGCACGGCTCCACTCACTCACCACTCGACGAGATTCAAGCGCGGGGGATGTGCTTCCCCGATTCGCGGAGGCAGGCAATGACTGA
- a CDS encoding LamG-like jellyroll fold domain-containing protein, with the protein MRSRPGLLWSWGQGVTLALLLGACGVEKPRSPEEEVSQEGNGALTRERPEASLTWDPYADAVASGTTATVLNASAALGAPDGHAATLLGLLNTALVLDLGQGEEGTGDLRVYYQGLSLALVAQVDFLKDDGTFIGSSSLHLVELGVGTHIAVATYPGNVPYRYVRLRGSVLALYLVDAVETSLRPVCGDGVLGGFEVCDDGNQLSGDGCNSVCQVETGYTCSGQPSVCTDINECTNGTANCQPGEVCVNTPGSYTCEPDLCVGVVCEPLDACHIAGTCNPLTGQCSHPVAPNGTACNDGNACTQPDACQDGVCVGTPASDTTSALAHRWTFDEASGGTAFDSAGTSDGTLGSSASRTVSFDGSGAITFTPTQQCDLNAYVDFGLAPGQFGTAAFTVSYWVKSTFSGPGTGDLIGNRAVGSAGNFLSARLNGGNSVASLEIYQDAAATNGAGVNVSPSPLNNGSWHHVAYTRSGTSLKVYIDGVLAGSGTSAAPTNLTGANSFRIGRRLPTCLGSFSSIPASFDDVRTYSRELTACDVAALNAH; encoded by the coding sequence ATGAGAAGCCGTCCTGGTCTGCTGTGGTCATGGGGTCAGGGTGTGACGCTGGCCTTGTTGTTGGGGGCGTGTGGTGTGGAGAAGCCTCGTTCTCCGGAGGAAGAGGTGTCGCAAGAAGGGAACGGGGCGTTGACGCGTGAGCGTCCGGAGGCCTCGTTGACGTGGGACCCGTATGCGGACGCGGTGGCCTCGGGCACCACGGCGACCGTGCTCAACGCGAGCGCGGCGCTGGGTGCTCCAGACGGACATGCCGCGACGCTGCTAGGCCTGCTCAACACGGCGCTGGTGCTGGACCTGGGGCAGGGCGAGGAAGGAACGGGCGACCTGCGTGTCTACTATCAAGGTCTGTCGCTGGCGCTGGTAGCCCAGGTGGACTTCCTGAAGGACGATGGGACCTTCATCGGCTCCAGCTCGTTGCACCTGGTGGAGCTGGGCGTGGGGACACATATCGCGGTGGCGACGTACCCGGGGAACGTGCCCTATCGCTATGTCCGCTTACGCGGCTCGGTGCTCGCGCTCTACCTGGTGGACGCGGTGGAGACGTCGCTGCGGCCCGTCTGTGGTGATGGAGTGCTGGGCGGATTTGAAGTCTGTGACGATGGCAATCAGCTCTCGGGTGATGGGTGCAACAGCGTCTGCCAGGTGGAGACGGGCTACACCTGCTCGGGACAGCCGAGCGTCTGCACCGACATCAACGAGTGCACCAACGGGACGGCGAACTGCCAGCCGGGTGAAGTCTGCGTCAATACGCCCGGGAGCTACACCTGCGAGCCCGACCTCTGCGTGGGAGTGGTCTGCGAGCCTCTCGACGCGTGCCACATCGCGGGCACCTGCAATCCGTTGACCGGGCAGTGCTCTCACCCGGTCGCCCCCAACGGAACGGCATGTAACGACGGCAACGCCTGCACCCAGCCCGACGCCTGTCAGGACGGGGTCTGCGTCGGTACCCCGGCGAGCGACACGACCAGCGCTCTGGCCCATCGATGGACCTTCGACGAAGCCAGTGGAGGCACGGCCTTTGATTCGGCGGGTACGTCGGACGGAACGCTGGGCAGTTCGGCGTCGCGGACGGTCAGCTTCGACGGCTCCGGCGCGATCACGTTCACGCCCACCCAGCAGTGCGATCTCAACGCCTACGTCGACTTCGGCCTCGCGCCCGGGCAATTCGGGACGGCTGCTTTCACCGTGAGCTATTGGGTGAAGTCGACCTTCAGCGGCCCCGGCACCGGAGACCTCATCGGGAACCGGGCGGTCGGGAGCGCGGGCAACTTCCTCTCGGCGCGGCTCAATGGCGGAAACTCGGTCGCGTCGCTCGAGATCTACCAGGACGCGGCGGCCACCAACGGTGCAGGCGTCAACGTCTCTCCCTCGCCGCTCAACAACGGCAGCTGGCACCACGTCGCCTATACGCGCAGCGGGACTTCGCTCAAGGTCTACATTGACGGCGTGCTGGCCGGCTCCGGGACCAGCGCCGCGCCGACGAACCTCACGGGTGCCAACTCGTTCCGCATCGGCCGCAGGCTGCCGACCTGTCTGGGTAGCTTCTCCAGCATCCCGGCGTCGTTCGACGATGTCCGGACCTACAGCCGCGAGCTCACCGCCTGCGACGTCGCCGCGCTGAACGCGCACTAG
- a CDS encoding sulfate adenylyltransferase subunit 1, producing the protein MDTALQAALPSDVQQLLDEHSNRALLRLAVVGSVDDGKSTLIGRLLYECDGLFEDQISAVRRASAKRAAARTEVPPELLAQGLKAAAGAGDEEELDFSLFTDGLRAEREQGITIDVAYRYLSTARRKIIIADTPGHLQYTRNMATGASTADAGVILVDARLGVLPQTRRHAYIASLLGIPYLAVVVNKMDLVGYDRATFERIGTQLGDFALTLGFEGVRLFPISASRGDNITRASPRTPWFDGGTLLSWLESLPHQRRLDGAPFRFPVQYVLRPHQDYRGLAGQVASGTVRVGDEVQVLPSGRRTRVEAIDTFDGPREEASATASITLRLADEVDVSRGDLLSHVDQPPLALQYLDAMLVWFGEQPLDATRRYLVKQATRTAPANIERVLWRKELEDLSEVPAESLSLNDIGRVRLVCRRPLLCDPYEENRRTGAFIVIDALTHDTVGAGMVLGPAETTSRTAQSLVSRDERWKHLGQSGAVVLLPTTPDAEQRAFALERALFERGLHVATVHGDVEVAQALARAGLLALVHVHAPQVRRTLREEARDAGLGWWELEESESVERWTERLASTRENKS; encoded by the coding sequence ATGGACACCGCACTCCAAGCAGCACTCCCCTCCGACGTCCAACAACTCCTCGACGAGCACTCCAACCGCGCGCTGTTGCGGCTCGCCGTGGTGGGCTCCGTGGACGATGGGAAGTCCACGCTCATCGGACGTCTCCTCTACGAGTGCGACGGGCTCTTCGAGGACCAGATCTCCGCCGTGCGCCGCGCCAGCGCGAAGCGAGCCGCAGCCCGGACGGAGGTTCCTCCCGAGCTGCTCGCCCAGGGGCTCAAGGCCGCCGCGGGCGCGGGCGATGAGGAGGAGCTGGACTTCTCGCTCTTCACCGACGGCCTGCGCGCGGAGCGTGAGCAGGGCATCACCATCGACGTGGCGTACCGGTACCTGTCCACGGCGCGGCGGAAGATCATCATCGCGGACACCCCGGGACACCTCCAGTACACGCGGAACATGGCCACGGGCGCGTCCACCGCGGATGCGGGCGTCATCCTCGTGGATGCGCGGCTGGGCGTGCTGCCCCAGACGCGGCGCCATGCGTACATCGCCTCGCTGCTGGGCATCCCGTACCTCGCGGTGGTGGTGAACAAGATGGACCTGGTGGGTTACGACCGCGCCACCTTCGAGCGCATCGGCACGCAGCTCGGAGACTTCGCGCTCACCCTCGGCTTCGAGGGCGTGCGATTGTTCCCCATCAGCGCCAGCCGGGGCGACAACATCACCCGCGCCAGCCCGCGTACGCCCTGGTTCGACGGCGGCACGCTGCTGTCGTGGCTGGAGTCTCTGCCGCATCAACGCCGGCTCGACGGCGCGCCGTTCCGGTTCCCCGTCCAGTACGTGCTGCGCCCCCATCAGGACTATCGCGGGCTCGCGGGCCAGGTGGCCTCCGGCACGGTTCGCGTGGGCGACGAGGTGCAGGTGTTGCCCTCGGGACGCCGGACTCGCGTGGAGGCCATCGACACCTTCGACGGTCCCCGGGAGGAAGCCTCGGCCACCGCCTCCATCACGCTGCGCCTCGCGGACGAAGTGGATGTCAGCCGAGGTGACCTGCTCTCCCATGTGGACCAGCCGCCCCTGGCCCTCCAGTACCTCGACGCGATGCTGGTGTGGTTCGGCGAGCAGCCACTGGACGCGACGCGCCGCTACCTGGTGAAGCAGGCCACGCGCACCGCTCCGGCGAACATCGAGCGCGTGCTGTGGCGCAAGGAGCTGGAGGACCTGTCGGAAGTCCCCGCGGAGTCCCTCTCGCTCAACGACATCGGCCGGGTCCGCCTGGTCTGTCGGCGTCCTCTCCTGTGCGACCCGTACGAGGAGAACCGCCGCACCGGCGCCTTCATCGTCATCGACGCACTCACGCACGATACCGTGGGCGCGGGCATGGTGCTGGGCCCCGCGGAGACGACGTCTCGCACCGCTCAGTCCCTGGTCAGCCGCGATGAGCGGTGGAAGCACCTGGGGCAGTCCGGCGCCGTCGTCTTGCTCCCCACCACGCCGGATGCCGAGCAACGCGCCTTCGCGCTGGAGCGCGCGCTGTTCGAGCGCGGCCTGCACGTGGCCACCGTCCACGGGGACGTGGAGGTCGCGCAAGCACTCGCCCGCGCGGGCCTGCTCGCGCTGGTGCACGTCCACGCGCCGCAGGTCCGCCGCACGCTGCGCGAGGAAGCTCGCGACGCGGGCTTGGGCTGGTGGGAGCTGGAGGAATCCGAATCCGTGGAGCGCTGGACCGAGCGCCTCGCCTCCACACGGGAGAACAAGTCATGA
- a CDS encoding phosphoadenylyl-sulfate reductase has protein sequence MSAKPSPTSTLARTPKDLLAAAAPFEAAPAEQVLAWVEHQLGERAAIASSFGVEDMVLIDLARKHAPSLRVFTLDTGRLPPETYELIEVVRNRYGISVETFFPDRARVEALESEQGYFSFRRSLEARKECCAIRKLEPLRRALEGRDGWVTGLRREQSLNRNKVSVVEYDAEHGGLLKLNPLAAWSRKQVWAYVRENGVPYNTLHDKGYASIGCAPCTRAVKPYEDERAGRWWWESREHSECGLHPVK, from the coding sequence GTGTCCGCCAAGCCGTCACCCACTTCCACCCTCGCTCGTACGCCCAAGGACCTGCTCGCCGCGGCCGCGCCATTCGAGGCCGCGCCCGCCGAACAGGTCCTCGCCTGGGTCGAGCACCAGCTCGGCGAGCGCGCGGCCATCGCCTCGAGCTTCGGCGTGGAAGACATGGTCCTCATCGACCTGGCCCGCAAGCACGCCCCCAGCCTCCGCGTCTTCACCCTCGACACGGGCCGGCTTCCTCCCGAGACGTACGAGCTCATCGAGGTCGTCCGCAACCGCTACGGCATCTCGGTGGAGACCTTCTTCCCCGACCGCGCCCGCGTCGAAGCCCTGGAGTCGGAGCAGGGCTACTTCTCGTTCCGCCGAAGCCTCGAGGCGCGCAAGGAGTGCTGCGCCATCCGCAAGCTGGAGCCCCTGCGCCGCGCGCTCGAGGGCCGCGATGGCTGGGTCACTGGACTGCGGCGTGAGCAGTCGCTCAATCGCAACAAGGTCTCCGTCGTCGAATACGACGCCGAGCACGGAGGCCTGCTCAAGCTCAACCCGCTGGCCGCGTGGAGCCGCAAGCAGGTGTGGGCCTACGTCCGGGAGAACGGCGTCCCCTACAACACGCTGCACGACAAGGGCTACGCCTCCATCGGCTGCGCGCCCTGCACGCGAGCGGTGAAGCCCTACGAAGACGAGCGCGCGGGCCGCTGGTGGTGGGAGTCGCGCGAGCACAGCGAATGCGGCCTCCACCCCGTCAAGTGA
- a CDS encoding alpha-hydroxy acid oxidase, which translates to MTASIEDLRQRARRRLPRTVFDYVEGFSDDGFTTTANRRSFDRYLFNSRTLVDVSKVDHSTTLLGEPLATPIILAPAGLAGLLAPRGEELAAKAAASRGTVFTLSTMSIGTLEEVAAAASTPLWFQLYVWKDRGVTQSLVDRAKAAGYRALCLTVDVPVMGNREQDRRNGFTIPPRLHFSNVLDVLRHLGWVLRMSSSPRATFGNFVGHPALTRSDAVGVARFTNSQFDASVTWKDVEWLRSIWSGPLVLKGITSPEDAQRAVSLGVEALIVSNHGGRQLDFLPAAIDLLPDIVDAVEGRAELILDGGIRRGSDVAKAIALGARACMVGRPYLYGLAANGQAGVELALDLLTSELDRTLALLGRPRLNELDRTALRVDAPASLAPRTSPPHGATPTLLKPVGGTHDT; encoded by the coding sequence GTGACCGCCAGCATCGAGGATCTCCGTCAGCGAGCACGGCGACGGCTGCCCCGGACCGTCTTCGACTACGTCGAGGGCTTCTCCGACGACGGCTTCACCACCACCGCCAACCGCCGGAGCTTCGACCGCTACCTCTTCAATTCGCGCACGCTCGTCGACGTCAGCAAGGTGGACCACTCCACCACGCTCCTGGGTGAACCCCTCGCCACGCCCATCATCCTCGCCCCCGCGGGACTCGCGGGACTGCTCGCGCCTCGCGGCGAGGAGCTGGCCGCGAAGGCCGCGGCGAGCCGTGGCACCGTGTTCACCTTGAGCACCATGTCCATCGGCACCCTCGAGGAAGTGGCCGCCGCCGCGTCCACGCCCCTCTGGTTCCAGCTCTACGTCTGGAAGGACCGCGGCGTCACCCAATCGCTCGTCGACCGAGCCAAGGCCGCGGGCTACCGCGCGCTGTGCCTCACCGTCGACGTGCCCGTCATGGGCAACCGTGAACAGGACCGGCGCAACGGCTTCACCATTCCTCCCCGCCTCCACTTCTCAAACGTCCTGGATGTCCTGCGCCACCTGGGCTGGGTGCTCCGCATGTCCTCCAGCCCCCGCGCCACCTTCGGCAACTTCGTCGGCCATCCCGCGCTCACCCGCTCCGACGCCGTGGGGGTCGCCCGCTTCACCAACAGCCAGTTCGACGCCTCCGTGACCTGGAAGGACGTGGAGTGGCTTCGCTCCATCTGGTCCGGCCCCCTGGTCCTCAAGGGCATCACCTCCCCCGAGGACGCCCAGCGCGCCGTATCGCTCGGCGTCGAAGCACTCATCGTCTCGAACCACGGAGGCCGCCAGCTCGACTTCCTCCCGGCCGCCATCGACCTCCTCCCAGACATCGTGGACGCAGTGGAGGGCCGCGCCGAGCTCATCCTCGATGGCGGCATCCGCCGAGGCTCTGACGTGGCGAAGGCCATCGCCCTGGGCGCTCGCGCATGCATGGTGGGCCGCCCCTATCTCTACGGGCTGGCCGCGAACGGACAAGCAGGCGTGGAGCTCGCGCTCGACCTCCTCACCTCCGAGCTCGACCGCACGCTCGCCCTGCTCGGCAGGCCCCGGCTCAACGAGCTGGACCGCACCGCGCTTCGCGTCGATGCACCCGCCTCGCTCGCCCCCCGCACATCGCCTCCGCACGGGGCCACACCCACCCTCTTGAAGCCCGTGGGTGGGACACACGACACCTGA